The Desulfosporosinus acidiphilus SJ4 genome has a window encoding:
- a CDS encoding aspartyl-phosphate phosphatase Spo0E family protein — MSEISDLIKQIEELRANLIKIKEGKSYTDPEVISASQRLDEALDKYQEMTIEKSENAQKN, encoded by the coding sequence ATGTCTGAGATATCAGATCTGATAAAGCAAATCGAAGAATTACGAGCGAATTTGATAAAGATAAAAGAGGGCAAATCTTATACGGATCCAGAGGTAATATCTGCAAGCCAAAGACTGGATGAAGCTTTAGACAAGTATCAAGAGATGACAATAGAAAAATCAGAGAACGCCCAAAAAAACTAA
- a CDS encoding DinB family protein, which translates to MISKSQLIDLYKYDDWANFKLLDGIRQLENEEFIRDLSSSFSSVRDTMVHILGAEELWLSRWMGEQGRSLLNANNFLTADALSKRWSDFGKLLNSYLDSLKEENLMEEISYKNLKGIPYSLELWKQMLHVINHSTYHRGQVITMLRQLKKQPPSLDLINYYLEHK; encoded by the coding sequence ATGATTAGTAAGAGTCAATTAATTGATCTTTATAAATATGACGACTGGGCCAATTTTAAGCTACTGGATGGGATAAGGCAATTAGAAAATGAAGAGTTTATCCGAGACTTATCAAGTAGTTTTAGTTCAGTAAGAGATACGATGGTACATATTTTAGGAGCCGAAGAATTGTGGCTATCACGCTGGATGGGAGAACAAGGAAGATCTTTATTAAATGCTAATAATTTTCTCACGGCTGATGCATTGAGTAAACGATGGAGTGATTTTGGGAAACTGTTGAATTCTTATTTGGACTCTTTAAAAGAAGAGAATTTGATGGAAGAAATAAGTTATAAAAATCTCAAAGGGATACCATATTCTTTAGAATTGTGGAAGCAAATGCTTCATGTAATTAATCATTCCACATACCATCGAGGTCAAGTAATAACGATGCTTAGACAGTTGAAGAAACAACCACCATCACTTGATTTGATTAATTACTATTTAGAACATAAGTGA
- a CDS encoding helix-turn-helix transcriptional regulator, producing MPKLITKIKEYRAKNNMKQEELAQLIGVRRETIGHLENGKYNPSLKMAMDIAKVFMVSVEELFQFMD from the coding sequence ATGCCAAAGTTGATAACAAAAATTAAAGAATATAGGGCAAAAAATAATATGAAACAAGAGGAACTTGCCCAACTGATAGGAGTTCGAAGGGAAACGATTGGGCATTTAGAAAACGGCAAATACAATCCTTCGTTAAAAATGGCAATGGATATTGCTAAAGTTTTTATGGTTTCGGTAGAGGAATTGTTTCAATTCATGGATTGA
- a CDS encoding MerR family transcriptional regulator yields MNISKLSALTGVSVRSLRYYEAKGILRSERLENGYRDFQESAVDRVKLIQLYLGLGLSSNEIAHIIDCPVSISDQKPLCEKAIKAYQSKLAEVENQIEILQKLRLQLYQRISNYVET; encoded by the coding sequence TTGAACATTAGCAAATTATCCGCTCTGACAGGAGTTAGTGTTCGCTCTTTGCGTTATTATGAGGCAAAAGGAATTTTGAGATCAGAGCGATTGGAAAATGGCTATCGTGACTTTCAAGAATCTGCAGTGGACCGAGTTAAGCTGATCCAGCTCTATTTAGGGCTGGGTCTTAGCAGCAACGAAATTGCGCATATAATTGATTGCCCTGTATCAATATCCGATCAAAAACCTCTTTGTGAAAAGGCTATTAAGGCTTATCAATCAAAATTGGCAGAAGTCGAGAATCAGATTGAAATATTACAAAAGTTACGGTTGCAACTCTATCAACGTATTTCTAATTACGTGGAAACATAA
- a CDS encoding amidohydrolase family protein, translating into MIIDSHQHVILPSEKQLSMMSETGIEKTILFSTTVHPEIAFDLDSFEKEMGILNEIISGKRNPLDARIKSIKEQVKVIAENPTKFIGFGSVQLGLSQEQTACWIEDNIIANKFRGLGEFTLTSGQMHLLEPVFAADVEFGYLPLWIHTFSPLTLDDIKSIAALAKKYPKTPVILGHLGGANWLETIKLAKEIRNLYLDLSGTFSILVVSLAIKEIPERTLFSSDAPYGDPLLARETIERVTNDNYVKDRILGENIAQLLCL; encoded by the coding sequence ATGATAATTGACAGCCACCAACATGTGATTCTTCCATCAGAAAAGCAATTGTCTATGATGAGTGAAACCGGCATAGAAAAAACCATATTATTTTCAACGACAGTTCATCCTGAAATTGCATTTGATCTCGATTCTTTTGAAAAGGAAATGGGTATTCTCAATGAGATTATATCGGGAAAAAGAAACCCACTTGATGCTAGGATCAAGTCCATTAAGGAACAAGTGAAGGTAATTGCAGAAAATCCAACTAAGTTCATTGGGTTTGGGTCAGTCCAACTTGGATTATCACAAGAGCAAACCGCATGCTGGATCGAGGATAATATTATTGCCAATAAGTTTCGAGGCCTTGGTGAATTCACGCTGACTTCAGGCCAAATGCATTTACTTGAGCCTGTTTTTGCTGCAGACGTGGAATTTGGGTACCTTCCTTTATGGATTCATACCTTTTCGCCCCTAACATTGGATGATATTAAAAGCATTGCTGCGCTCGCTAAAAAGTATCCTAAGACACCAGTCATTTTAGGACATTTAGGTGGTGCAAACTGGTTGGAAACAATTAAACTTGCAAAAGAAATTCGAAATCTATATTTGGATCTCTCCGGAACGTTTTCAATTCTCGTTGTTTCACTAGCAATAAAGGAAATACCGGAACGAACGCTTTTTAGTTCAGACGCTCCTTATGGTGATCCATTATTGGCCAGGGAAACAATTGAAAGAGTAACTAACGATAATTACGTAAAGGATAGAATACTTGGTGAAAACATTGCTCAACTATTGTGCTTGTAA